From a single Pempheris klunzingeri isolate RE-2024b chromosome 2, fPemKlu1.hap1, whole genome shotgun sequence genomic region:
- the LOC139212536 gene encoding transforming acidic coiled-coil-containing protein 1-like isoform X2 — translation MGGNISQKKGSKRGSSRSHANSVTSDSEGNFDTPEAATPVHSPPTIPGELENNNTDADKTDVDQEEHLIVTAPAWDQDISLSHNMGQDEPADSMGGPLEVHIQTLEEEQTENLPEALGSVPETASSSVKETAEGFKCTVSCPETSQATVPVLDPVPDVLDPAPDVTPALALAPALTPEPNSVQNNEPPEASKAPAPTEQKPLAEPEPECNGFNQTEPPQKTKTSKSKNPSLKVMASLNELAQINEEQELPVPNATYNFDPDVMDDSFNPFNCGGSKIQNSPPPCDPSSLPRLEPIGGSCPVGEITSAAPEEVEKMVPPSETKPVMLEFGLDEETVSKPPQRKLGSKKTISKLAAKKQKPKGSEASCKPAPEPTASEPDSLPAPEPDSQPASEPVSDPLPETALPVSDSAAPLNLDEIPIPKKGTYNFDPSKWDDPNFNPFGSNSTMSSSPVVPKGSYSFDPDNFDDSVDPFKSSSKTMSTEDSSSSAPQPEKKVKVKDGGKQKTGPPAEEKKVRQIPKKSKERTIKNSCKVQKYDESQSLVLDVCNQEEDEVVVRTPEITQRVHHATDEEKLASTAIKGQTTDSQEERGEPECNKAPAKKQPISDKSVMDGPEAKIADHLEEKDTCSLKDDICDMSISQTIKAASSESPDTAALSQDNIPLSEMDKAAVLTLIREEIITKEIEVNEWKRKYEESRAEVLEMRKIVAEYEKTVAQMIEDEQQQKTLSCSKTVRQLTMERDQAIADLNSVERSFADLFRRYENMKGVLEGFKKNEEVLKKCAQDYLMRIKQEEQRYQTLKLHAEEKLDKANEEIAQVRTKANAEGVAMSASLRKEQMKVESLERAVLQKNQEIEELTKICDELIAKLGTE, via the exons ATGGGCGGAAATATAAGTCAGAAGAAAGGCAGCAAGCGAGGCAGCTCAAGGAGTCACGCCAACAGTGTTAC CTCTGACTCAGAGGGTAATTTTGACACTCCTGAAGCAGCAACTCCTGTCCACTCCCCTCCGACCATCCCAGGAGAGCTGGAGAACAACAACACTGATGCAGACAAAACAG ATGTGGATCAGGAGGAGCACCTGATAGTGACTGCTCCTGCTTGGGATCAGGATATTTCTCTCAGCCACAACATGGGTCAGGATGAGCCTGCAGACTCCATGGGTGGCCCATTGGAAGTACACATTCAGACCCTGGAAGAAGAACAAACAGAGAATCTTCCAGAAGCGTTGGGCTCTGTGCCCGAGACTGCTTCATCTTCAGTGAAGGAAACGGCTGAAGGATTCAAATGCACAGTGTCATGCCCTGAAACATCCCAGGCCACAGTCCCCGTCCTAGATCCTGTCCCGGATGTCCTAGATCCTGCCCCAGATGTTACTCCAGCTCTAGCTTTAGCTCCCGCTCTAACTCCAGAACCAAACTCGGTCCAGAACAATGAACCACCTGAAGCCAGCAAAGCTCCAGCACCCACTGAGCAGAAACCTCTTGCTGAACCAGAACCTGAATGCAACGGGTTCAACCAGACAGAGCCCCCTCAAAAGACTAAAACCAGCAAGTCCAAGAATCCATCCCTGAAGGTAATGGCCTCGCTGAATGAGCTTGCCCAAATAAATGAGGAACAAGAACTCCCTGTTCCCAATGCCACTTACAACTTTGACCCTGACGTGATGGACGACAGCTTTAACCCCTTCAACTGCGGCGGATCCAAAATCCAGAACTCTCCCCCACCATGTGATCCAAGCTCTCTCCCCAGACTCGAGCCAATTGGTGGCTCATGTCCTGTAGGTGAGATCACCTCAGCGGCTCCAGAGGAAGTGGAGAAGATGGTGCCGCCGTCAGAGACGAAGCCTGTGATGCTGGAGTTCGGCCTTGACGAGGAGACAGTCAGCAAGCCACCTCAGAGGAAATTAGGTAGTAAAAAGACAATCAGCAAACTGGCAGCTAAGAAGCAGAAGCCCAAAGGATCAGAGGCTTCCTGCAAACCTGCGCCAGAACCCACAGCGTCAGAACCAGATTCTCTGCCAGCGCCAGAACCAGATTCTCAACCAGCATCAGAACCAGTTTCAGATCCTCTTCCAGAAACTGCTTTGCCAGTCTCAGACTCTGCTGCACCACTGAACCTTGATGAAATTCCTATTCCTAAGAAGGGAACATATAATTTTGATCCCAGTAAGTGGGACGATCCCAATTTCAACCCGTTTGGTAGCAATAGCACAATGAGCAGCTCTCCAGTGGTCCCGAAGGGCTCCTACAGCTTTGACCCAGACAATTTTGATGACTCTGTGGACCCTTTTAAATCCTCGTCCAAAACCATGAGCACCGAGGACTCGTCAAGTAGCGCCCCTCAGCCggagaaaaaagtaaaagtaaaagatggaggcaaacagaaaacagggcCCCCCGCGGAGGAGAAGAAAGTGAGGCAGATTCCcaagaaaagcaaagagaggaCAATCAA GAATTCCTGTAAAGTTCAGAAATATGATGAGAGCCAGTCGTTGGTGCTCGACGTGTGCAATCAg gaggaggatgaggtggtGGTTCGGACACCGGAGATCACTCAGCGAGTCCATCACGCCACTGATGAGGAGAAGCTCGCCTCCACTGCCATCAAGGGCCAGACGACAGACagccaggaggagagaggagaaccTGAGTGCAATAAAGCCCCTGCGAAGAAACAGCCAATCAGTGATAAATCTGTTATGGATG GTCCTGAGGCTAAGATTGCAGATCACCTGGAGGAGAAGGACACCTGCAGTCTGAAAGATGATATC TGTGATATGTCCATAAGCCAAACAATAAAGGCGGCCAGCAGTGAGAGCCCAGACACAGCAGCCCTGTCCCAGGACAACATACCTCTGAGCGAGATGGACAAGGCCGCAGTGCTCACCCTGATCAGAgaagag ATCATCACCAAAGAGATTGAGGTTAATGAGTGGAAGAGAAAATatgaggagagcagagctgaggtTCTGGAGATGAG GAAAATAGTTGCAGAATATGAGAAAACAGTAGCACAAATGATTG aggacgagcagcagcagaaaacccTGTCCTGCAGTAAGACTGTCAGGCAGCTGACCATGGAGAGGGATCAGGCCATTGCCGACCTCAACTCCGTGGAGCGCTCCTTCGCCGACCTCTTCAGGAGGTACGAGAACATGAAGGGAGTCTTGGAGGGCTTCAAGAAG AACGAGGAGGTGCTGAAGAAGTGTGCGCAGGACTACCTGATGCGGATCAAGCAGGAGGAGCAGCGATACCAAACCCTCAAGTTGCACGCAGAGGAGAAACTGGACAA GGCTAACGAGGAGATAGCGCAGGTACGCACCAAGGCCAACGCAGAGGGTGTCGCAATGAGCGCCAGCCTGAGGAAGGAGCAGATGAAGGTGGAGTCTCTTGAAAGAGCTGTCCTTCAAAAG aaTCAAGAGATCGAGGAGCTCACCAAGATCTGCGATGAACTGATCGCCAAACTGGGAACAGAATAA
- the LOC139212536 gene encoding transforming acidic coiled-coil-containing protein 1-like isoform X1 produces the protein MSWLSPVSWAKWTWTAVRGGEGEEDEEGQGASEEREQRGEEEEEERSQGCSSDSEGNFDTPEAATPVHSPPTIPGELENNNTDADKTDVDQEEHLIVTAPAWDQDISLSHNMGQDEPADSMGGPLEVHIQTLEEEQTENLPEALGSVPETASSSVKETAEGFKCTVSCPETSQATVPVLDPVPDVLDPAPDVTPALALAPALTPEPNSVQNNEPPEASKAPAPTEQKPLAEPEPECNGFNQTEPPQKTKTSKSKNPSLKVMASLNELAQINEEQELPVPNATYNFDPDVMDDSFNPFNCGGSKIQNSPPPCDPSSLPRLEPIGGSCPVGEITSAAPEEVEKMVPPSETKPVMLEFGLDEETVSKPPQRKLGSKKTISKLAAKKQKPKGSEASCKPAPEPTASEPDSLPAPEPDSQPASEPVSDPLPETALPVSDSAAPLNLDEIPIPKKGTYNFDPSKWDDPNFNPFGSNSTMSSSPVVPKGSYSFDPDNFDDSVDPFKSSSKTMSTEDSSSSAPQPEKKVKVKDGGKQKTGPPAEEKKVRQIPKKSKERTIKNSCKVQKYDESQSLVLDVCNQEEDEVVVRTPEITQRVHHATDEEKLASTAIKGQTTDSQEERGEPECNKAPAKKQPISDKSVMDGPEAKIADHLEEKDTCSLKDDICDMSISQTIKAASSESPDTAALSQDNIPLSEMDKAAVLTLIREEIITKEIEVNEWKRKYEESRAEVLEMRKIVAEYEKTVAQMIEDEQQQKTLSCSKTVRQLTMERDQAIADLNSVERSFADLFRRYENMKGVLEGFKKNEEVLKKCAQDYLMRIKQEEQRYQTLKLHAEEKLDKANEEIAQVRTKANAEGVAMSASLRKEQMKVESLERAVLQKNQEIEELTKICDELIAKLGTE, from the exons ATGTCTTGGCTGTCACCCGTGTCATGGGCCAAATGGACGTGGACGGCGGTgcgagggggagagggagaggaggatgaagaggggcAGGGAGCCAGCGAGGAGAGGGAGCAacgtggagaggaagaggaggaggagagatctCAAGGCTGCAG CTCTGACTCAGAGGGTAATTTTGACACTCCTGAAGCAGCAACTCCTGTCCACTCCCCTCCGACCATCCCAGGAGAGCTGGAGAACAACAACACTGATGCAGACAAAACAG ATGTGGATCAGGAGGAGCACCTGATAGTGACTGCTCCTGCTTGGGATCAGGATATTTCTCTCAGCCACAACATGGGTCAGGATGAGCCTGCAGACTCCATGGGTGGCCCATTGGAAGTACACATTCAGACCCTGGAAGAAGAACAAACAGAGAATCTTCCAGAAGCGTTGGGCTCTGTGCCCGAGACTGCTTCATCTTCAGTGAAGGAAACGGCTGAAGGATTCAAATGCACAGTGTCATGCCCTGAAACATCCCAGGCCACAGTCCCCGTCCTAGATCCTGTCCCGGATGTCCTAGATCCTGCCCCAGATGTTACTCCAGCTCTAGCTTTAGCTCCCGCTCTAACTCCAGAACCAAACTCGGTCCAGAACAATGAACCACCTGAAGCCAGCAAAGCTCCAGCACCCACTGAGCAGAAACCTCTTGCTGAACCAGAACCTGAATGCAACGGGTTCAACCAGACAGAGCCCCCTCAAAAGACTAAAACCAGCAAGTCCAAGAATCCATCCCTGAAGGTAATGGCCTCGCTGAATGAGCTTGCCCAAATAAATGAGGAACAAGAACTCCCTGTTCCCAATGCCACTTACAACTTTGACCCTGACGTGATGGACGACAGCTTTAACCCCTTCAACTGCGGCGGATCCAAAATCCAGAACTCTCCCCCACCATGTGATCCAAGCTCTCTCCCCAGACTCGAGCCAATTGGTGGCTCATGTCCTGTAGGTGAGATCACCTCAGCGGCTCCAGAGGAAGTGGAGAAGATGGTGCCGCCGTCAGAGACGAAGCCTGTGATGCTGGAGTTCGGCCTTGACGAGGAGACAGTCAGCAAGCCACCTCAGAGGAAATTAGGTAGTAAAAAGACAATCAGCAAACTGGCAGCTAAGAAGCAGAAGCCCAAAGGATCAGAGGCTTCCTGCAAACCTGCGCCAGAACCCACAGCGTCAGAACCAGATTCTCTGCCAGCGCCAGAACCAGATTCTCAACCAGCATCAGAACCAGTTTCAGATCCTCTTCCAGAAACTGCTTTGCCAGTCTCAGACTCTGCTGCACCACTGAACCTTGATGAAATTCCTATTCCTAAGAAGGGAACATATAATTTTGATCCCAGTAAGTGGGACGATCCCAATTTCAACCCGTTTGGTAGCAATAGCACAATGAGCAGCTCTCCAGTGGTCCCGAAGGGCTCCTACAGCTTTGACCCAGACAATTTTGATGACTCTGTGGACCCTTTTAAATCCTCGTCCAAAACCATGAGCACCGAGGACTCGTCAAGTAGCGCCCCTCAGCCggagaaaaaagtaaaagtaaaagatggaggcaaacagaaaacagggcCCCCCGCGGAGGAGAAGAAAGTGAGGCAGATTCCcaagaaaagcaaagagaggaCAATCAA GAATTCCTGTAAAGTTCAGAAATATGATGAGAGCCAGTCGTTGGTGCTCGACGTGTGCAATCAg gaggaggatgaggtggtGGTTCGGACACCGGAGATCACTCAGCGAGTCCATCACGCCACTGATGAGGAGAAGCTCGCCTCCACTGCCATCAAGGGCCAGACGACAGACagccaggaggagagaggagaaccTGAGTGCAATAAAGCCCCTGCGAAGAAACAGCCAATCAGTGATAAATCTGTTATGGATG GTCCTGAGGCTAAGATTGCAGATCACCTGGAGGAGAAGGACACCTGCAGTCTGAAAGATGATATC TGTGATATGTCCATAAGCCAAACAATAAAGGCGGCCAGCAGTGAGAGCCCAGACACAGCAGCCCTGTCCCAGGACAACATACCTCTGAGCGAGATGGACAAGGCCGCAGTGCTCACCCTGATCAGAgaagag ATCATCACCAAAGAGATTGAGGTTAATGAGTGGAAGAGAAAATatgaggagagcagagctgaggtTCTGGAGATGAG GAAAATAGTTGCAGAATATGAGAAAACAGTAGCACAAATGATTG aggacgagcagcagcagaaaacccTGTCCTGCAGTAAGACTGTCAGGCAGCTGACCATGGAGAGGGATCAGGCCATTGCCGACCTCAACTCCGTGGAGCGCTCCTTCGCCGACCTCTTCAGGAGGTACGAGAACATGAAGGGAGTCTTGGAGGGCTTCAAGAAG AACGAGGAGGTGCTGAAGAAGTGTGCGCAGGACTACCTGATGCGGATCAAGCAGGAGGAGCAGCGATACCAAACCCTCAAGTTGCACGCAGAGGAGAAACTGGACAA GGCTAACGAGGAGATAGCGCAGGTACGCACCAAGGCCAACGCAGAGGGTGTCGCAATGAGCGCCAGCCTGAGGAAGGAGCAGATGAAGGTGGAGTCTCTTGAAAGAGCTGTCCTTCAAAAG aaTCAAGAGATCGAGGAGCTCACCAAGATCTGCGATGAACTGATCGCCAAACTGGGAACAGAATAA
- the LOC139212536 gene encoding transforming acidic coiled-coil-containing protein 1-like isoform X3, whose amino-acid sequence MGQDEPADSMGGPLEVHIQTLEEEQTENLPEALGSVPETASSSVKETAEGFKCTVSCPETSQATVPVLDPVPDVLDPAPDVTPALALAPALTPEPNSVQNNEPPEASKAPAPTEQKPLAEPEPECNGFNQTEPPQKTKTSKSKNPSLKVMASLNELAQINEEQELPVPNATYNFDPDVMDDSFNPFNCGGSKIQNSPPPCDPSSLPRLEPIGGSCPVGEITSAAPEEVEKMVPPSETKPVMLEFGLDEETVSKPPQRKLGSKKTISKLAAKKQKPKGSEASCKPAPEPTASEPDSLPAPEPDSQPASEPVSDPLPETALPVSDSAAPLNLDEIPIPKKGTYNFDPSKWDDPNFNPFGSNSTMSSSPVVPKGSYSFDPDNFDDSVDPFKSSSKTMSTEDSSSSAPQPEKKVKVKDGGKQKTGPPAEEKKVRQIPKKSKERTIKNSCKVQKYDESQSLVLDVCNQEEDEVVVRTPEITQRVHHATDEEKLASTAIKGQTTDSQEERGEPECNKAPAKKQPISDKSVMDGPEAKIADHLEEKDTCSLKDDICDMSISQTIKAASSESPDTAALSQDNIPLSEMDKAAVLTLIREEIITKEIEVNEWKRKYEESRAEVLEMRKIVAEYEKTVAQMIEDEQQQKTLSCSKTVRQLTMERDQAIADLNSVERSFADLFRRYENMKGVLEGFKKNEEVLKKCAQDYLMRIKQEEQRYQTLKLHAEEKLDKANEEIAQVRTKANAEGVAMSASLRKEQMKVESLERAVLQKNQEIEELTKICDELIAKLGTE is encoded by the exons ATGGGTCAGGATGAGCCTGCAGACTCCATGGGTGGCCCATTGGAAGTACACATTCAGACCCTGGAAGAAGAACAAACAGAGAATCTTCCAGAAGCGTTGGGCTCTGTGCCCGAGACTGCTTCATCTTCAGTGAAGGAAACGGCTGAAGGATTCAAATGCACAGTGTCATGCCCTGAAACATCCCAGGCCACAGTCCCCGTCCTAGATCCTGTCCCGGATGTCCTAGATCCTGCCCCAGATGTTACTCCAGCTCTAGCTTTAGCTCCCGCTCTAACTCCAGAACCAAACTCGGTCCAGAACAATGAACCACCTGAAGCCAGCAAAGCTCCAGCACCCACTGAGCAGAAACCTCTTGCTGAACCAGAACCTGAATGCAACGGGTTCAACCAGACAGAGCCCCCTCAAAAGACTAAAACCAGCAAGTCCAAGAATCCATCCCTGAAGGTAATGGCCTCGCTGAATGAGCTTGCCCAAATAAATGAGGAACAAGAACTCCCTGTTCCCAATGCCACTTACAACTTTGACCCTGACGTGATGGACGACAGCTTTAACCCCTTCAACTGCGGCGGATCCAAAATCCAGAACTCTCCCCCACCATGTGATCCAAGCTCTCTCCCCAGACTCGAGCCAATTGGTGGCTCATGTCCTGTAGGTGAGATCACCTCAGCGGCTCCAGAGGAAGTGGAGAAGATGGTGCCGCCGTCAGAGACGAAGCCTGTGATGCTGGAGTTCGGCCTTGACGAGGAGACAGTCAGCAAGCCACCTCAGAGGAAATTAGGTAGTAAAAAGACAATCAGCAAACTGGCAGCTAAGAAGCAGAAGCCCAAAGGATCAGAGGCTTCCTGCAAACCTGCGCCAGAACCCACAGCGTCAGAACCAGATTCTCTGCCAGCGCCAGAACCAGATTCTCAACCAGCATCAGAACCAGTTTCAGATCCTCTTCCAGAAACTGCTTTGCCAGTCTCAGACTCTGCTGCACCACTGAACCTTGATGAAATTCCTATTCCTAAGAAGGGAACATATAATTTTGATCCCAGTAAGTGGGACGATCCCAATTTCAACCCGTTTGGTAGCAATAGCACAATGAGCAGCTCTCCAGTGGTCCCGAAGGGCTCCTACAGCTTTGACCCAGACAATTTTGATGACTCTGTGGACCCTTTTAAATCCTCGTCCAAAACCATGAGCACCGAGGACTCGTCAAGTAGCGCCCCTCAGCCggagaaaaaagtaaaagtaaaagatggaggcaaacagaaaacagggcCCCCCGCGGAGGAGAAGAAAGTGAGGCAGATTCCcaagaaaagcaaagagaggaCAATCAA GAATTCCTGTAAAGTTCAGAAATATGATGAGAGCCAGTCGTTGGTGCTCGACGTGTGCAATCAg gaggaggatgaggtggtGGTTCGGACACCGGAGATCACTCAGCGAGTCCATCACGCCACTGATGAGGAGAAGCTCGCCTCCACTGCCATCAAGGGCCAGACGACAGACagccaggaggagagaggagaaccTGAGTGCAATAAAGCCCCTGCGAAGAAACAGCCAATCAGTGATAAATCTGTTATGGATG GTCCTGAGGCTAAGATTGCAGATCACCTGGAGGAGAAGGACACCTGCAGTCTGAAAGATGATATC TGTGATATGTCCATAAGCCAAACAATAAAGGCGGCCAGCAGTGAGAGCCCAGACACAGCAGCCCTGTCCCAGGACAACATACCTCTGAGCGAGATGGACAAGGCCGCAGTGCTCACCCTGATCAGAgaagag ATCATCACCAAAGAGATTGAGGTTAATGAGTGGAAGAGAAAATatgaggagagcagagctgaggtTCTGGAGATGAG GAAAATAGTTGCAGAATATGAGAAAACAGTAGCACAAATGATTG aggacgagcagcagcagaaaacccTGTCCTGCAGTAAGACTGTCAGGCAGCTGACCATGGAGAGGGATCAGGCCATTGCCGACCTCAACTCCGTGGAGCGCTCCTTCGCCGACCTCTTCAGGAGGTACGAGAACATGAAGGGAGTCTTGGAGGGCTTCAAGAAG AACGAGGAGGTGCTGAAGAAGTGTGCGCAGGACTACCTGATGCGGATCAAGCAGGAGGAGCAGCGATACCAAACCCTCAAGTTGCACGCAGAGGAGAAACTGGACAA GGCTAACGAGGAGATAGCGCAGGTACGCACCAAGGCCAACGCAGAGGGTGTCGCAATGAGCGCCAGCCTGAGGAAGGAGCAGATGAAGGTGGAGTCTCTTGAAAGAGCTGTCCTTCAAAAG aaTCAAGAGATCGAGGAGCTCACCAAGATCTGCGATGAACTGATCGCCAAACTGGGAACAGAATAA